From Miscanthus floridulus cultivar M001 chromosome 15, ASM1932011v1, whole genome shotgun sequence, the proteins below share one genomic window:
- the LOC136507877 gene encoding ferritin-1, chloroplastic-like: MMLRVSPSPAAAAANPLCGAGATPAPVRVAAPRGGVSPPAGAACRAAGKGKEVLSGVVFQPFEEIKGELALVPQTPDKSLARQKFVDECEAALNEQINVEYNASYAYHSLFAYFDRDNVALKGFAKFFKESSDEEREHAEKLMEYQNKRGGRVRLQSIVTPLTEFDHPEKGDALYAMELALALEKLVNEKLHNLHGVATRCNDPQLTDFIESEFLEEQVEAINEISKYVAQLRRVGKGHGVWHFDQMLLEEEA, translated from the exons ATGATGCTTAGGGTTTCCCCatccccggccgccgccgcggccaacCCGCTCTGTGGTGCGGGCGCAACCCCGGCTCCCGTCAGGGTGGCGGCGCCGCGTGGAGGCGTCTCGCCGCCCGCTGGGGCGGCGTGCAGGGCCGCCGGCAAAGGGAAGGAGGTGCTCAGCGGGGTGGTGTTCCAGCCCTTCgaggagatcaagggggagctcgcgCTCGTGCCCCAGACCCCCGACAAGTCGCTCGCGCGACAGAAGTTCGTCGACGAGTGCGAGGCCGCTCTCAACGAACAGATCAA CGTGGAGTACAACGCCTCCTATGCGTACCACTCCCTCTTCGCCTACTTCGACCGTGACAACGTGGCTCTCAAAGGATTTGCCAA GTTCTTTAAGGAATCGAGCGACGAGGAGAGGGAGCATGCTGAGAAGCTCATGGAGTACCAG AACAAACGCGGAGGTAGGGTGAGGCTCCAATCGATTGTGACGCCCTTGACTGAATTTGACCACCCTGAGAAAGGCGATGCTTTGTACG CTATGGAGCTGGCTCTGGCTCTGGAAAAGCTGGTTAATGAGAAGCTGCACAACCTGCATGGT GTGGCAACAAGGTGCAATGATCCTCAGCTGACAGACTTCATCGAGAGTGAGTTCCTCGAGGAGCAG GTGGAAGCCATAAATGAGATCTCCAAGTATGTCGCCCAGCTGAGGAGAGTGGGCAAGGGGCATG GGGTGTGGCACTTTGATCAGATGCTGCTTGAGGAAGAGGCCTAA